The Pyrenophora tritici-repentis strain M4 chromosome 9, whole genome shotgun sequence sequence CGCTACCAGCGACTCTACATGAACTCATTCAGTCCCAGGAACCAATCCGCGAACCATGTAAAGACGTCATTGCTATTTGCATGTCTAGTCTTAGTTTTGATATCTCGTAAAGTCCTACCTACTCGCTTGCCACGGGCTCATGCTTGCACAAAGCCAGGCAAAGCGCCGTTCCGCGCCTCAGCCGGAAGAGAAGCCTGCCAAACGTGTGAGTGATTTCCATATGCAGGATCCGGATGAGTCTTGTACTGACTTGGGAGGTTTGGCACTAGACCCGGATATCAAGAGCATGTGACCAATGTCGCCTCGCACGTGAGAAGTGCGATGGAGTACAACCAGCATGCTCCACCTGTTCTGGAGCTTCAAGACAGTGTTCCTATACGGCAAATCCCAAGAAACGAGGTATACAGCCTGGCTACATCCGTACTTTGGAACTGGCACTTGCGTGGTTATTCCAACAAAACGCAGAAAACGAGGTTGCTCTGAACGAAAAGTTGGCAAAAGAAGGCGCCTCTTCACTGCTACTAAGCCGGGATTCGAAAGAGTCCAATAAGCTTCACAGGCGATGGCGCAAAGCAAAGTTCTACACGAATGTGGATAAACAGCTATCTGGTGGAGAAACTTCGAGGCATGAACAACCTGATGATCTCTCTCATAGTAGTGATGAAGGTTCCGACGCTGAAGAGGCTCCAGTCGCCAACGGTGGTCATCGTAGGGAACGTAGTGAGCATGCGCCAGCTGTTACCGTCTCTCCTGGTCTACAACATCCGTCTACGGCGCCACAAGTACATACAACACGCCCGTCAGCGTTGATGCCAACGGATAGCTACAAGCTTTTCGAAGTCTACTTCACCCACATCCAATCTTGGCTTCCAATATGTGAGAAGCATGATGTGTTGAAATCTGCCTATTCATACCCGTTACAGGGCCTCCTCGCAATATCCGAACAACCGGATTCTGGCTCGTATGCTGAGTTATGGAGTATCTTGGCAATTGCCTCGCTATATGATACGAGCACGAACTCCGAAAGCTCACTAAACACTCCTTCAGCAATGGCAGTCAAGTCGTACGAGAATGCAAAGTCTATAATACCCAGCGAATTGGGTCATTTTGAAGCTGGGCATATCACAGCACTTCTAAATTTGGCAGTCTTCAATATGGCACAATCACAAACCGGAGCCGCTTGGCTTCTCATCGGTTGTGCTTCGAGAGCCTTGAAAATAATGGACCAGCCTTCACTCTTGACTAACCCTAGACACAAACATATACATTACGGCTGTTTCCTGCTAGAGAACATGATTGCACTCCAGCTCGACCAAAGACCATATGTTCGAAAAGCCGAGCTCAACTATCTCGGTGCCATTGATGAGAACGGTCTAGAGGAGTGGCAGCCATGGTCAGGATTCGGTGACCCGTCGCCTGATGGAAGGAGGACGCCCCTACTAGCTCTCAGCACGTTCAACAGTATCCTCGAACTTATCGATATACTCTCCAGCATCCAGAAGCCAGATACTACATCACAAAAAGATACCGTCCGCGAACGTCTTGAGAGGTGGAAAGCGTTTCTGCCTACACAACTAGCATGCGTGGATATCGAGTCACCATTACCCTGTTTGACTCCACCACTGGCTCTGCTGCAGGCAACGTATCATGTTGCTTGCTTCGCTACGAATCCTTCCGACCTGCGTCTCAAGAGGCTATTTGATATCCTAGAGCAGTGCCGCCAACAGCTGGGGCCTCAACGCATACCACCTCCCATCAAGTGCTTGTTGGAATACATTCGCAGACAGGCTGCTTATTCGGGTCTAAACGATGCCAATCGTACACGTTTGCAGAAGCTGCGAGAGAAGATCATGGCACAATGGCCAAAACAACAGATCCCGAACACTACGCAAACACACGAGAGTACATTTATACCCTTCAGGGACCAAAGAAATGCTTTGAAAACAGCAAACCCAGATccactgcaatcgatctTCCCCGATAACTCATCTGTGGCTCAATTACCCGCCGATACCCACAACGTTTTCTTTACAGATACGCACTCAACTATCGAACCTCTTCTCATAGCAGCTAGCACCTCACAATCAGACACACTTTATCCAGAACCCATCCACGATCTTGAGAGCTTCTTCGATGAGCTGGCGTCGCTAGACAGAGTAACCAGACCGGACAACCAACCGCAATTTATGCAGAACCTTGGATTCGGGCCTGAGGCTAGCATGGCTGATTTGTTCAGCGAATACATTCCCATGCAGTCATCTTCGTTTGCTACGAGCGATGTTACACCGCCTGTTCAATTCGACCAGTACGGGTTTTACAACGGGGGTTGAATATAAGTATGCAGGTCCAACATGTGTTTACCGTCTCTTTGAGGCGGCTGTTGTCTTCACACGGGGGAATCTACGATTATCTCACTTCAGTGTACTAGTCCTGACGCGCAACACATCTACCAACGTCGGAAGCCATCAATTATTCATCCAAAATCTTTCGAGCAGGCATCTAGGCCCCAAGAGACTGGACGACCATGCGATAGTTGATGGAGTAGGGGAGGAGGAGATGCCAGTAAATTGCAAAACCAGACATGGAGGTTGCCGACAGCGGAAAAAGCCGAAGCTTGGTTCATACCATTCATTTGGAGGCCCATTGATTACTTTCTTTGAATTTATCCAACCAGGAAACTCCCAGCCGTTTATTGGATGCGTCTGTGCGTCACATGTCCGCACTCACACCCTGGACACAAGGCAGAAGCTGGAGCGATTGAGAAAAAAACAGCGACCGCGTACAGCCGTACAGGGGTTCTGATATGATTTATTATGCTGAACCTGGGAAAGAAATTCAAATCAAGGGGAACTTGAGCTAGAAAAATACTGGCCTGCCAAGATGACTGCATTATGGGGATCCGCGCTTTGATTCCTGGGGTGACACACAGACGTTGCTTGTTTGTCACATCAAACATTGGGCTGGTGACTAGTCATGGAAAAAGGGTGAGCAGGTTGGAATCTTGTTTGGTGGCACAGTTGCTTCTATAATCTGCAAACAATATTGTTTGGATATTCAATGTTGGGTTCTAGAAAAATGGCATATGTCATGATTGCGGGCTACTACTAGCTATAGATGGTGTTGTGGGGGAACTTGTCAAGGGTCAACCAATAGTTCACTAGCCGATGCTCGCACTGGTACGATTGAGTGAGGGTCCTGATCGATCGATTCTTTCGCTCCTATACCAGCGTGCATCCCGGTCTTGCATGTCGCCGTTCTGCCCGACCGAACCAAAGTGCTTTTTTGTAACGGATTCTGATCAAGGCACATGCACGGGGAAGGTAGATAAGGTATCCGTGAAGAACAATGTAGTCTAGCGTTTTCTTCTAGTTATGACGACACAGGGTATCAATGCGATATAGGAATCACCGCGGCACAGCCGCTTTTCATGCAACCCCACTAGGGGAGAACATAAGCTACACACCAGAGATTCCATCCAT is a genomic window containing:
- a CDS encoding quinic acid utilization activator; translation: MLAQSQAKRRSAPQPEEKPAKRTRISRACDQCRLAREKCDGVQPACSTCSGASRQCSYTANPKKRGIQPGYIRTLELALAWLFQQNAENEVALNEKLAKEGASSLLLSRDSKESNKLHRRWRKAKFYTNVDKQLSGGETSRHEQPDDLSHSSDEGSDAEEAPVANGGHRRERSEHAPAVTVSPGLQHPSTAPQVHTTRPSALMPTDSYKLFEVYFTHIQSWLPICEKHDVLKSAYSYPLQGLLAISEQPDSGSYAELWSILAIASLYDTSTNSESSLNTPSAMAVKSYENAKSIIPSELGHFEAGHITALLNLAVFNMAQSQTGAAWLLIGCASRALKIMDQPSLLTNPRHKHIHYGCFLLENMIALQLDQRPYVRKAELNYLGAIDENGLEEWQPWSGFGDPSPDGRRTPLLALSTFNSILELIDILSSIQKPDTTSQKDTVRERLERWKAFLPTQLACVDIESPLPCLTPPLALLQATYHVACFATNPSDLRLKRLFDILEQCRQQLGPQRIPPPIKCLLEYIRRQAAYSGLNDANRTRLQKLREKIMAQWPKQQIPNTTQTHESTFIPFRDQRNALKTANPDPLQSIFPDNSSVAQLPADTHNVFFTDTHSTIEPLLIAASTSQSDTLYPEPIHDLESFFDELASLDRVTRPDNQPQFMQNLGFGPEASMADLFSEYIPMQSSSFATSDVTPPVQFDQYGFYNGG